The following are from one region of the Longimicrobium sp. genome:
- a CDS encoding acyl-CoA carboxylase subunit beta: MTAPVAAADAPAAESRSRTLARELRELEARLRQGGGPKRIQKQHDDGKLTARERIGLLVDPRSRFQEVGLLVAHDQYEGQAPAAGVVTGFGTVCGREVVVIANDATVKAGSWWPETITKMLRAQEIAMRCRVPIIYLVDSAGVNLPYQGGVFPGQYGASRIFYYNSIMRRYLKVPQIAAVMGPCIAGGAYLPALSDVILMVEGTSFMGLGGPNLVKGATGQTVDSETLGGALTHNAISGVAHYRTPDDRSCIGKIRDLVKQLPRETSTLPITEPKPGARPEADLYDLLPPDHKQPYDMRQVLGCILDGGEFDEFQADYAPEMMCGHARIQGIPVGVIANARGMLKDPHGGAPKFGGIIYADSADKVAFFIETLNRHGTPILFVQDVSGFMVGSQAEHSGIIRAGARFVEAMATATVPKIVLTINHASGAGYYAMAGQGFDPDFIFTWPTGRMGVMEGDSAAVALFSTQLEALKKEGKKPDTELQAKIDAVRADYDKQLDARFAAARGFVDAVVLPDETRATLALALRTCINNPGPHLGAFVLPPNL; this comes from the coding sequence CTCGCGCACCCTCGCCCGCGAGCTGCGCGAACTGGAGGCGCGCCTGCGCCAGGGCGGCGGCCCCAAGCGCATCCAGAAGCAGCACGACGACGGCAAGCTGACGGCGCGCGAGCGCATCGGCCTGCTGGTGGACCCGCGCTCGCGGTTCCAGGAAGTGGGCCTGCTCGTGGCGCACGACCAGTACGAGGGGCAGGCGCCCGCGGCCGGCGTGGTGACGGGCTTCGGCACGGTGTGCGGGCGGGAGGTGGTGGTCATCGCCAACGACGCCACCGTCAAGGCCGGCTCGTGGTGGCCTGAGACCATCACCAAGATGCTGCGCGCGCAGGAGATCGCCATGCGCTGCCGCGTGCCCATCATCTACCTGGTGGATAGCGCTGGCGTGAACCTGCCGTACCAGGGAGGCGTCTTTCCCGGGCAGTACGGCGCATCACGCATCTTCTACTACAACTCCATCATGCGGCGGTACCTGAAGGTGCCGCAGATCGCCGCGGTGATGGGGCCGTGCATCGCGGGTGGCGCCTACCTGCCGGCCCTCAGCGACGTGATCCTGATGGTGGAGGGCACGTCGTTCATGGGGCTGGGCGGTCCCAACCTGGTCAAGGGCGCCACCGGGCAGACGGTGGATTCCGAAACGCTGGGCGGCGCGCTGACGCACAACGCCATCTCGGGGGTGGCACACTACCGGACACCGGACGACCGGTCGTGCATCGGCAAGATCCGCGACCTGGTCAAGCAGCTCCCGCGCGAAACGTCCACGCTCCCGATCACCGAGCCGAAGCCCGGCGCGCGCCCCGAGGCAGACCTGTACGACCTGCTGCCGCCCGACCACAAGCAGCCGTACGACATGCGCCAGGTGCTGGGCTGCATCCTGGACGGCGGCGAGTTCGACGAGTTCCAGGCCGACTACGCGCCGGAGATGATGTGCGGCCACGCGCGCATCCAGGGCATTCCGGTGGGCGTGATCGCCAATGCGCGCGGCATGCTCAAGGACCCGCACGGCGGGGCGCCCAAGTTCGGCGGCATCATCTACGCCGACTCGGCCGACAAGGTGGCGTTCTTCATCGAAACCCTGAACCGCCACGGAACGCCCATCCTGTTCGTGCAGGACGTTTCCGGGTTCATGGTGGGCTCGCAGGCGGAGCACTCGGGAATCATCCGCGCCGGCGCCCGCTTCGTCGAGGCGATGGCCACCGCCACGGTGCCCAAGATCGTGCTGACGATCAACCACGCGTCCGGCGCCGGGTACTACGCGATGGCGGGGCAGGGGTTCGACCCTGATTTCATCTTCACCTGGCCCACCGGGCGCATGGGGGTGATGGAGGGCGACAGCGCGGCCGTGGCGCTCTTCAGCACGCAGCTGGAGGCGCTGAAGAAGGAAGGCAAAAAGCCCGACACCGAGCTGCAGGCCAAGATCGACGCCGTGCGCGCCGACTACGACAAGCAGCTCGACGCGCGCTTCGCGGCGGCCCGTGGCTTCGTGGACGCCGTGGTGCTGCCCGACGAGACGCGCGCCACGCTGGCCCTGGCGTTGCGAACCTGCATCAACAACCCGGGCCCGCACCTGGGCGCGTTCGTCCTGCCGCCGAACCTGTAG
- a CDS encoding Uma2 family endonuclease has protein sequence MRTLMIEPEIEVDAKPQRRRFTVDEFQRMGEVGIFAPEERVELIKGEVVRMTPLGARHMEAVFALDDVLRSIVGPELRVSVQGAIRLPDSELHPDVALLRRSEWRKGQLPLPAACVLVIEVADSTVRFDRGEKRRDYARVLIPEYWVVDLPAESVVLHLQPSDGDYHQVTEHRRGSSFTSPALGGRTIAVDDVLELPDP, from the coding sequence ATGAGGACTCTCATGATCGAGCCGGAGATCGAGGTGGACGCCAAGCCTCAGCGGCGGCGCTTCACGGTCGACGAGTTCCAGCGCATGGGCGAAGTCGGCATCTTCGCCCCCGAAGAGCGGGTGGAGCTGATCAAGGGGGAGGTCGTTCGGATGACTCCGCTGGGTGCTCGCCACATGGAGGCGGTTTTCGCGCTCGATGACGTTCTGCGCTCGATCGTGGGCCCCGAGTTGCGGGTTTCTGTTCAGGGCGCCATCCGGCTCCCCGACTCCGAGCTTCACCCGGACGTCGCCCTGCTCCGGCGCAGCGAGTGGCGGAAGGGCCAGTTGCCGCTGCCTGCCGCCTGCGTCTTGGTGATCGAGGTAGCCGATTCCACGGTGCGTTTCGACCGGGGAGAAAAGCGTCGGGATTATGCCCGTGTGCTGATCCCGGAGTACTGGGTCGTGGATCTACCGGCCGAGAGCGTGGTGCTCCATCTGCAGCCGTCGGATGGCGACTACCACCAGGTTACCGAGCATCGGCGGGGAAGCTCGTTCACCTCTCCCGCGCTGGGCGGGCGGACGATCGCCGTGGACGACGTACTCGAATTGCCCGACCCGTGA
- a CDS encoding Uma2 family endonuclease, giving the protein MRTDVNLAVRRWTPGEYARMAELGILPEAGVELIDGIVREKNAWGTPWRWTYEDFERMGSVVDEDERIELIDGEIVHMTPVGHRHIYTVDLLTEFLAEHARGRAILRVQSPVRLAKDEGPVPDLVLFRMHEDRYRSRQAGPSDALLVVEVADTSVRRDRRKGLRYAWAGIPEYWLVNVSRPVIVVHQEPVAGEYTDIREYSHGALFNSPALGGREVRAEEVLGPGAWPPERPARG; this is encoded by the coding sequence ATGCGCACCGACGTAAACCTGGCGGTCCGGCGCTGGACGCCGGGCGAGTACGCGCGCATGGCTGAGCTCGGCATCCTGCCGGAAGCAGGAGTCGAGCTCATCGACGGCATCGTCCGCGAGAAGAACGCGTGGGGCACACCGTGGCGGTGGACCTACGAAGACTTCGAGCGGATGGGCAGCGTTGTGGACGAAGACGAGCGGATCGAGCTCATCGACGGGGAGATCGTCCACATGACGCCGGTTGGACACCGCCACATCTACACGGTAGACCTGCTCACGGAGTTTCTGGCGGAGCACGCCCGCGGGCGTGCCATCCTGCGTGTGCAGAGCCCGGTTCGTCTGGCGAAGGACGAGGGACCGGTGCCGGACCTGGTACTCTTTCGCATGCACGAAGACCGGTACCGCTCCCGCCAGGCCGGCCCGTCCGACGCGCTACTGGTCGTGGAGGTGGCGGATACCTCGGTGCGGCGTGACCGGCGGAAGGGGCTCAGGTACGCCTGGGCGGGAATCCCCGAGTACTGGCTCGTGAACGTCAGCCGGCCCGTGATCGTGGTGCACCAGGAGCCAGTGGCCGGCGAGTACACGGATATACGCGAGTACAGCCACGGGGCCCTGTTCAACTCGCCCGCGCTCGGTGGCCGCGAGGTGCGCGCCGAGGAGGTACTCGGGCCCGGAGCATGGCCGCCGGAACGTCCGGCACGTGGCTGA